The Vibrio aerogenes nucleotide sequence AACAAACCAAATTGAGTCACAAAATAAATTATAGGGTTGTAGTGGTACAGTTATCACCAGATCATAAAGGAGCTGAAATGTCTGAAAACAGATGTCCGGAATGTCAACAGGAGCTCAGCTGGGACGGCAACTATTGTTGCTCCCGCTGCAATGCACACTATCATAAAATAGCTTACTGTCCGGATTGCAAAGCTGAACTTGAAAAGCTGGCGGCATGTGGTGCTGTCAGCTATTTTTGTCATTCATGCAATGAGCTGAAATCTAAATCAAATCCGGCAACCCGGTTTGAATTTAAACGGATAGATTAATCGTTATTCAGGACCAGCTATGACAGTCGAGTAAATTTTGCCGTCAGCTAACTGAGTGACGAGTGTCTCTCCGTCGTGGACCTCATCAGAGGTGTGAATAACCTTGCCGGCACGATTGGTTGTTACAGAATAACCTCTTTTGAGCGTAGATAAGGGACTCACAGCGTCTAAGGTTTCAGCGGAAAGAGCGAGCTGATGCTGACAAGTGAGAATCTTTTTATCAATCGCTTCAGCCAGTCTTCTCTCAGTTTGTACCATATTGTCCTGCATTTTCCGGATCCATGGCTGAGGTGAATGCAACTGAAGCGTATAGCTGAGACGATCCGTTCTTTGCTGCTCTCTGATCAGATATCCCTGTACGGACTGTTGCAGTCGCCCGGAAAGATCATCAAGTTGCCGGGCTTGTTTATCCAGCTGGTTACTGGGATGCTGCTTTTCCAATGCATGCATCAGGGATTGATGATGCTGATTTTTTTCAGCCAGATAAAAACGGATACTGTCTGCCAGTCTGCGCCGGAAATTTTCGAAACCGGAAACTTTGTAACTGCTATCCTGACTTACCAGTTCAGCCGCTGCTGAAGGGGTTGGCGCCCGAACATCGGCAACAAAGTCAGCAATTGTGACATCAACTTCATGGCCGACGGCACTGACAACCGGAATCTGACTTGCCGCAATTGTCCGGGCAACGATTTCCTGATTGAAGCTCCAGAGATCTTCCAGAGAGCCGCCACCACGACCGACGATCAAAACATCACATTCCTGTCTCTCATTTGCTCTGCCAATCGCTTGAGCGATTTGAATGGCAGCATGTTCTCCCTGAACCATGGTTGGATAGATCACCACAGGCAATGTCGGGTCTCTTCGCTTGAGTACATCCAGGATATCGAATAAAGCTGCGCCGGTTTTGGAGGTAATAATTCCGACACATTGTGGGTGCTCAGGTAAGGGTTGCTTATTGGTTTGTGCAAAGAGTCCTTCCGCAGTCAGTTTGTTCTTTAATTGCTCAAACTCCTGCTGAAGGCGGCCATCGCCTTCAGGCTGCATTGATTCAATAATGAGCTGATAGTCTCCGCGGGGTTCATAGAGAGACAGTCGTGCTTTGACCAGAACCTGCTGCCCGTTTTGGGGCTTAAATGTCACGAAGCGGTTACTGCCTTTAAACATCGCACATCTGACCTGAGCACGGGTATCTTTTAATGTCAGATACCAGTGGCCGGACACAGGTGAAGAGAAGTTAGAAATCTCGCCAATCAGCCAGACAATTCCCATCTCATTTTCGAGTAACAGACGAACGTCGGCATTCAATCGGGAGACAGTGTAGATATTGCGGTTACCGGAAACAAACACGATAAGATAAGAGGCCATAAGGATGGAAATTAGCGCCAATATAATACATATCAAGGGGGATTATGCAAATTAAAAATAAAAAAATGTGTAGTAAAACTCAATTTTGCTCGGTATAATCCGTCCGCAATATCAAATCCAACCCAACAATTTAGCAAACGGTTGGTTTTTCTTTTAACGCCCTGTTGTGAGATATTGCAAATGTTACGAATCGCCAAAGAAGCTCTGACTTTCGACGATGTACTACTCGTCCCAGCCCATTCTACAGTTCTTCCCAATACTGCTGATCTTCGTACCCGGCTCACGAAGAATATCACCCTGAATATTCCAATGCTTTCTGCATCGATGGATACTGTCACGGAAGCTCGTCTGGCTATTGCGCTGGCTCAGGAAGGCGGGATTGGTTTTATCCATAAAAACATGTCAGTCGAACAGCAGGCTGCTCAGGTTCGTCAGGTTAAGATCTATGAAGCCGGTGTGGTGACATCTCCGGTAACCGTTCAGCCTGAGCAGACGATTGCTGAAGTGATGGCCTTAACCGAAGAACACGGCTTTGCGGGCTTTCCTGTCGTGACACGAAATAATGAACTGGTTGGGATTATTACCGGCCGTGATGTGCGTTTTGTCACTGATCTGAATAAACAGGTTTCAGCAGTCATGACGCCAAAAGAGCGTCTTGCAACAGTGAAAGAAGGCGCTTCTCACGCTGAAGTGCAGGAAAAAATGCACCAGGCCCGCGTTGAAAAAATCCTGGTTGTGAATGATGAATTCCAGCTGACCGGTATGATCACAGCAAAAGACTTCCATAAAGCAGAAAAAGCCCCACATGCCTGTAAAGATGAACAGGGCAGGCTACGTGTTGGCGCGGCAATCGGCGCTGCGCCCGGCAATGAAGAGCGGGTAAAAGCGCTGGTTGAAGCCGGTGTCGATGTGTTGTTGATTGACTCCTCTCATGGTCATTCTGAAGGTGTACTACAGCGTATTCGCGAAACACGTGAAGCTTATCCTGATTTGGATATTATTGGCGGAAACGTAGCAACGGCTCAGGGTGCCAAAGCATTGATTGAAGCCGGAGTGAGCGCAGTTAAGGTTGGTATTGGCCCCGGTTCGATCTGTACGACCCGTATCGTCACTGGTGTTGGTGTGCCACAGGTTTCTGCAATTGCTGATGCTGCGGCTGTTGCTGATGAGTATGGTATTCCTGTGATTGGTGATGGCGGGATTCGTTTCTCTGGTGATATCTGTAAGGCAATTGCTGCGGGGGCATCGTGTGTGATGGTTGGCTCTATGTTTGCCGGGACAGAAGAAGCACCGGGAGAAGTCATTCTTTATCAGGGACGTTCTTATAAAGCTTATCGTGGTATGGGGTCTCTGGGAGCAATGTCAAAAGGCTCTTCCGATCGTTATTTCCAGTCGGATAATGCTGCTGACAAACTCGTTCCTGAAGGCATTGAAGGCCGGATTGCTTATAAAGGTTTGCTCAGAGAAATCGTGCACCAGCAAATGGGTGGGCTTCGTTCTTGTATGGGTTTAACCGGTTCTGCAACGATTGAAGATTTAAGAACAAAAGCTGAATTCGTGAAAATCTCTGGTGCTGGTATCCAAGAATCTCACGTTCACGATGTTCAAATCACCAAAGAAGCACCAAATTATCGTTTAGGATCTTAATACAAACGGTTAAGATCGAAAAACAAGTGTTTAGGCTGAAAGACCCGAACAACTGGCGAAAACGTTTGCTTTTTGCTTGATGACAACAATGGAGGCGGGTAAACTCGTCTCCGTTTCTTATTTTTAATCTATCAACTAGCTTATTAAAGACGGCTCAAAATGACGAAAAACATTCATGACCAAAGGATCCTGATCCTTGATTTTGGCTCTCAATATACCCAACTGGTTGCGCGTCGTGTACGTGAGATTGGTGTTTATTGTGAACTGTGGAGTTGGGACGTTGATGAAGCGGACATCCGTGAATTCCACCCTGACGGCATCATCTTATCTGGCGGTCCTGAAAGCGTTGCGGCAGAGAACTCTCCGCGGGCGCCTCAGTATGTTTATGATTGTGGTGTGCCTGTCTTGGGCATCTGTTATGGCATGCAAACCATGGCTGAGCAGCTGGGTGGTAAAGTTTCCTGCTCGGATAAACGTGAATTTGGTTATGCTCAGGTTGAGGTGACTCAGACATCAAAACTGTTTGAAGGGCTTCAGGATAGCGTGACAGCCGATGGTGCTGCGCTGCTGGATGTCTGGATGAGTCATGGCGATAAAGTCGTTGAAATTCCATCTGATTTTGTTCAGGTCGCGCAAACCGATACCTGTCCTTATGCGGCAATGGCGAATGAAGAGAAACGCTTTTATGGTGTTCAGTTCCATCCAGAAGTCACCCATACCAAACAGGGCACGCAAATCCTGGAAAACTTCGTGCTGGGCGCGTGTGGCTGTGAGCGTTTATGGACTTCGGCTTCAATTATTGAAGATGCTGTCGCCCGGATTAAGGCTCAGGTAGGGGATGATGAAGTCATTCTTGCTCTGTCTGGCGGCGTTGATTCTTCTGTTGTTGCGATGCTGGTTCAGCGCGCCATTGGAGATAAGCTGACCTGTGTTTTTGTTGATAACGGTCTGTTGCGCCTGAATGAAGGCCAGCAGGTGATGGAAATGTTTGGTGATCACTTCGGGCTGAATATCATTAAAGTCGAAGCGGAAGAGCGTTTCCTGAAAGCGCTGGAAGGCAAAAGCGATCCGGAAGAGAAACGGAAAGTCATTGGGCATGAGTTTATCGAGGTCTTTGATGAGGAAGCCGGAAAGCTTAAAAATGCCAAGTGGCTGGCTCAGGGCACAATCTACCCGGATGTGATTGAATCTGCGGCATCAAAAACCGGTAAAGCTCATGTGATTAAGTCGCACCATAACGTGGGCGGTCTGCCTGAAGATATGGAAATGGGGCTGGTTGAACCACTGCGTGAATTGTTTAAAGATGAAGTTCGCAAAATCGGTTTAGAGCTGGGTCTGCCATACGATATGCTCTATCGCCATCCTTTCCCCGGACCTGGCCTTGGCGTCCGTGTTCTGGGTGAAATTAAGAAAGAATATTGTGATTTGCTGCGCCGTGCAGATGCGATTTTTATTGAAGAATTACATGCCGCGGGTTTGTATCACAAAGTGTCTCAGGCATTCACTGTCTTCCTGCCGGTTCGTTCTGTCGGCGTGATGGGAGATGGCCGTAAGTACGACTGGGTTGTCTCACTGCGGGCTGTGGAAACGATCGACTTCATGACCGCGCACTGGGCGCACTTGCCCTATGATTTTCTGGGTAAAGTCTCTAACCGGATTATTAATGAAGTAGACGGAATTTCCCGTGTCGTTTACGATATTTCGGGTAAGCCACCAGCGACAATTGAGTGGGAATAATTTCCTGATTGCCAAGTGCCCCTAAGTGAATATAAAGAAAACCTCTGACAAAATGTGAGAGGTTTTTTTATTCTTGAACAGCCTCTAATGAAAATGATCGGTTTATTTTCTTTTCGGGCGGATTAAACAGCAGCATTCACTCCAAATAAAAAAAGAGCCATTGTTATATTGGCTCTTTTTTCATGCACTTCGGTAACCCGTCAGAGTTAGCTTCTCACATCTACCGGATTTTCAGTATCGATATAATCACCAGTATCAGAGGTTGATTTTGATTTTTGTGATTGACGGGCATAGCGTTTTTCCCAGTAATCAGCACCCGTAATTCCTAATGCCACCGGATTAAACGTATATTCTTCAACGCCTTGTTTTTGCTGTTCTTCATAATCTTTCAGAACTTTCATTGCTGGTTTGTTGAGCAAGAAGATCGTCAGAATACCAACAATATTCAGCCATGCCATTAAACCAACACCGACGTCACCCATTGCCCATGCAAGACCCGCGGTTTTGACTGTACCGTAGAATGTCGCACACAGAATCACAAGTTTCAGACCAAACATCAGAATATCAGAGTTAAATTTACGGCGGATATAAGCAATGTTTGTTTCTGCAATATAGTAGTAAGCCAGAATGGTTGTGAAGGCAAAGAAGAGCAGGGCAAACGCAACAAATGTTTTACCGATACCCGGCAGGGCACTTTCGATCGCTGCCTGAGTAAATCCCGGACCATTTGGTGTAATTTCAGCCGCCAGATTCTGAACAAGGAATGCACCTTCACCCACCCCCTGAACATTGTATGCTCCGGTAATTAAAATCATAAATGCAGTGGCAGAACAAACCAGCAGGGTATCAATATAAATTGAGAATGACTGAACCAACCCCTGTTGTGCCGGGTGCTGAACGTGTGCTGCAGCTGCTGCGTGTGGTCCGGTTCCTTGTCCTGCTTCGTTGGAATAAACACCTCGTTTTACACCCCATCCGATAGCTGCACCCAGTCCGGCCATTGGTGTAAATGCATCACCAATGATCATCGCAAAGATATGTGGCACCTGATGGATATTCAACAAGATAATGACGAAAGCCGTGATGATATAAGCCAGCGCCATAAATGGTACGATGACCTGAGTAAAGCTTGCAATCCGTTTAACGCCACCAAAAATGATGAATGCAAGCAGAATAGAAATGCCTGTCCCCGTTAAAATTTTGGCAAAGCTGAATGTACCGATAGCTGTTTGAACCATCTCACCAGAGCCGAAAGCTGTTTCGACAGCATTACCGATACTATTGGACTGAACACCTGGCAGCAGTACGCCACATGCCAATACAGTTGCAATTGCAAATATCCATGCATACCATTTTTGGCCCAGTGCTTTCTCTATGTAGTAGGCCGGACCACCACGGAACTGGCCATCTTCTTCTTCTTTATATATTTGAGCCAGAGTTGATTCCGCATATGCCGTTGCTGCGCCCAGAAAGGCTACAACCCACATCCAGAAAATAGCTCCGGGGCCGCCAAATCCTATGGCTGCGGCCACGCCCGCAATATTACCTGTACCGACCCGGCCAGAAAGAGAGACAGCAAGTGCCTGAAAAGAGGAAATACCTTTGGTCGATGATTTGCTGGTAAATAGCAGGCGACACATTTCAGAGAAGTGCCTTACCTGAACAAAACGGGTCAGAATTGAGTAAAACAAACCGGCACCAAGACATAAATAAATGAGTGCCGGACTCCATATAATTCCATTTAAAAAGTCTACAACTGATTGCATTTGTAATTTCCTGTATTAAATGTGTTGCTTAAATTTGTGTATTTTTTATCGTATATGTTGCTTTGCAATATTTTTATCTTTATGTGAAGCAAATGTTAATATATTTATCCTTTGATTGCTATAGCTAATTTTTTTGAAGTTATATTCTTATTTTTGTTATATTTTTGGTGTTTTTATCTGGATTTTTGTTAAATTTGTGGTTTATTAGTTTGGTTAAAAACATATAAATGAAATAATATTGAAGTGTGAATGTGATCTTGTTTTGAGCTATTAAATGTACAAAAGTGGCATTATATGGTGTTTTATTCTACAGTCTTTTCGGGTGGAGTACGGTATCTTTAACTTTTCTTTGGTGAATAGTTCGGGGAAGAGATGACGGCTTTGGGGAAGTTGAGAGTGAAGCAGGTTCCTTCACCCGGTTGGCTTTCCATCAGAATTTCACCCTGATGTTCTTTCATGATGTTGTAGCTGATCGCCAGTCCTAGCCCGGTGCCTTTTCCGACTTTTTTGGTGGTAAAAAATGGGTCAAAGATTTTTTTGTGTAAGGCGGGCGGAATACCGCTTCCGTTATCCCGGACAGAAATACACACTCTGTTATTTTCAGCCCAGCTGCGAATTTCGATACGTCCCTCAGCTTCTATCGCATGTGAAGCGTTGATAATCAGATTCAGTAAAACCTGCTGAATCTGGCTGGTATTACAATTGACTAAAGGCAGGTCAGATAATTCAACAACGGTTTCTGCTTTATACTTGAGTTCATTCTCCGTCACCCGCAAAGTTTTTTCTATCGCTTCATTCAGGTTTGCCGGTTTATATGACTTATCCTGATCGACATGTGAGAAATCTTTCAGTCCTGAAACAATATGATTAATCCGCTCGTTTCCTTCATGGATATCAGTAATAATCTCAGCCATATCTTCCAGAATGAATTCGATATCTTTTTGCTTCAGCCATGCTTTCAGCGAACGGACTGCCTGCCGGAGTTCTTCTTCACTTTGTTGCTCATCCAGCTGTTGTAATTGACTGATAATTTCATTGTACGTGGCTGTATAAGTGGATAATGTCCTGATATTACTCATGATAAATCCGACCGGATTATTAATCTCATGGGCAACACCGGCAGCCAGTGTGCCGATGGAAGCCATTTTTTCGGAATGGATTAATTGCTCATTGGTTTTTTCCAGCGCACGGGTTCTGTGTTCAATCTGGTTTTCGAGCGTTTTATTCAGTGATTCGAGTTGCTTTTCATACATCTCCCGGCTTTGTGAAACATTCTTCAAACGTTCAGACATTGCATTAAACGCCTCGCTGACTTCAGCAATTTCATCTGTGCCTTTGCTCTGGACAAAAACATCCATATAACCTTTTGAAATCCGGTAAGCGGCATAGCGCAGCCGGGTCAGGCCACTGACAAGATAAGAACCCAGAAAATATGAAAACAGGGCGACCAGTCCCATTTCTCCAATTGCAATAGACAAACTCCAGTGCCAGACTTCGTTGATTTGTCTGCTTAAACTGCTGGTATCAATCCCCAGCTCAATGATGCCATACAGCGTCCCCGCTTCACGAATTTCAGCCCGGGTATCGAATACACCATCAGAGACATGATCGATCTGCTGATCTTCATGAAAAGGATCATTGAGCCAGGTTTTATTGCCTGCCTGAGCGAAAATCTGTCCCGAAGGGGATTTGATTCTTACATAAACCAAATCCGGATTTTCCATCAGTTCAGCACTCAGAGCGTCTAATGAAGCCAAATCATAAGAGAGAACAGCATCTTTGGTCGTTGTGGCAAACAGGGTTGCGGTGGTGATAGCCCGTTTATACAATCCCTCGTAGTTGGTTGACTTCAGATAATTCAGGGTCACTGTAATCAGCAGACCAAGCAGGAGTGCTTCTATGATAGCCACGCCCAGGATTGTTTTTAGTTTCAATGACATGTTATCTATCCTGCATCTTGAGAATGCCTGGGTATAAGCAAAGCCTGCTGTTTTTTACTCCAGAAAATTATCTAACAGGTGAATATTTAACTGCCGGACATCATCCCATTGTTCATCTGATGCAGCTTCCAGACCTTTGAAATTCAGATTTTTGAGCAGCGCCAAACCCTGTTTATCTGCTGTCATTGCCTGCATTGCCCGCACCAGTTTGTCTTTGGTTTCCTGAGAAATCCGGGGATGTACTGCGATCGCATGAGATGTATATGGCGGGGTTGTCCACAGTATTTTTAATTCAGACCTGACTTCCGGAGCCATATTATTCAGTGTTCTGAGCACACCACCGCCCGCCGGGAAAAATTGGCGCGATACATTCATATATACCG carries:
- the guaB gene encoding IMP dehydrogenase, translated to MLRIAKEALTFDDVLLVPAHSTVLPNTADLRTRLTKNITLNIPMLSASMDTVTEARLAIALAQEGGIGFIHKNMSVEQQAAQVRQVKIYEAGVVTSPVTVQPEQTIAEVMALTEEHGFAGFPVVTRNNELVGIITGRDVRFVTDLNKQVSAVMTPKERLATVKEGASHAEVQEKMHQARVEKILVVNDEFQLTGMITAKDFHKAEKAPHACKDEQGRLRVGAAIGAAPGNEERVKALVEAGVDVLLIDSSHGHSEGVLQRIRETREAYPDLDIIGGNVATAQGAKALIEAGVSAVKVGIGPGSICTTRIVTGVGVPQVSAIADAAAVADEYGIPVIGDGGIRFSGDICKAIAAGASCVMVGSMFAGTEEAPGEVILYQGRSYKAYRGMGSLGAMSKGSSDRYFQSDNAADKLVPEGIEGRIAYKGLLREIVHQQMGGLRSCMGLTGSATIEDLRTKAEFVKISGAGIQESHVHDVQITKEAPNYRLGS
- a CDS encoding sensor histidine kinase, which translates into the protein MSLKLKTILGVAIIEALLLGLLITVTLNYLKSTNYEGLYKRAITTATLFATTTKDAVLSYDLASLDALSAELMENPDLVYVRIKSPSGQIFAQAGNKTWLNDPFHEDQQIDHVSDGVFDTRAEIREAGTLYGIIELGIDTSSLSRQINEVWHWSLSIAIGEMGLVALFSYFLGSYLVSGLTRLRYAAYRISKGYMDVFVQSKGTDEIAEVSEAFNAMSERLKNVSQSREMYEKQLESLNKTLENQIEHRTRALEKTNEQLIHSEKMASIGTLAAGVAHEINNPVGFIMSNIRTLSTYTATYNEIISQLQQLDEQQSEEELRQAVRSLKAWLKQKDIEFILEDMAEIITDIHEGNERINHIVSGLKDFSHVDQDKSYKPANLNEAIEKTLRVTENELKYKAETVVELSDLPLVNCNTSQIQQVLLNLIINASHAIEAEGRIEIRSWAENNRVCISVRDNGSGIPPALHKKIFDPFFTTKKVGKGTGLGLAISYNIMKEHQGEILMESQPGEGTCFTLNFPKAVISSPNYSPKKS
- a CDS encoding zinc ribbon domain-containing protein, which codes for MSENRCPECQQELSWDGNYCCSRCNAHYHKIAYCPDCKAELEKLAACGAVSYFCHSCNELKSKSNPATRFEFKRID
- the guaA gene encoding glutamine-hydrolyzing GMP synthase; translated protein: MTKNIHDQRILILDFGSQYTQLVARRVREIGVYCELWSWDVDEADIREFHPDGIILSGGPESVAAENSPRAPQYVYDCGVPVLGICYGMQTMAEQLGGKVSCSDKREFGYAQVEVTQTSKLFEGLQDSVTADGAALLDVWMSHGDKVVEIPSDFVQVAQTDTCPYAAMANEEKRFYGVQFHPEVTHTKQGTQILENFVLGACGCERLWTSASIIEDAVARIKAQVGDDEVILALSGGVDSSVVAMLVQRAIGDKLTCVFVDNGLLRLNEGQQVMEMFGDHFGLNIIKVEAEERFLKALEGKSDPEEKRKVIGHEFIEVFDEEAGKLKNAKWLAQGTIYPDVIESAASKTGKAHVIKSHHNVGGLPEDMEMGLVEPLRELFKDEVRKIGLELGLPYDMLYRHPFPGPGLGVRVLGEIKKEYCDLLRRADAIFIEELHAAGLYHKVSQAFTVFLPVRSVGVMGDGRKYDWVVSLRAVETIDFMTAHWAHLPYDFLGKVSNRIINEVDGISRVVYDISGKPPATIEWE
- the xseA gene encoding exodeoxyribonuclease VII large subunit — its product is MASYLIVFVSGNRNIYTVSRLNADVRLLLENEMGIVWLIGEISNFSSPVSGHWYLTLKDTRAQVRCAMFKGSNRFVTFKPQNGQQVLVKARLSLYEPRGDYQLIIESMQPEGDGRLQQEFEQLKNKLTAEGLFAQTNKQPLPEHPQCVGIITSKTGAALFDILDVLKRRDPTLPVVIYPTMVQGEHAAIQIAQAIGRANERQECDVLIVGRGGGSLEDLWSFNQEIVARTIAASQIPVVSAVGHEVDVTIADFVADVRAPTPSAAAELVSQDSSYKVSGFENFRRRLADSIRFYLAEKNQHHQSLMHALEKQHPSNQLDKQARQLDDLSGRLQQSVQGYLIREQQRTDRLSYTLQLHSPQPWIRKMQDNMVQTERRLAEAIDKKILTCQHQLALSAETLDAVSPLSTLKRGYSVTTNRAGKVIHTSDEVHDGETLVTQLADGKIYSTVIAGPE
- a CDS encoding alanine/glycine:cation symporter family protein; the protein is MQSVVDFLNGIIWSPALIYLCLGAGLFYSILTRFVQVRHFSEMCRLLFTSKSSTKGISSFQALAVSLSGRVGTGNIAGVAAAIGFGGPGAIFWMWVVAFLGAATAYAESTLAQIYKEEEDGQFRGGPAYYIEKALGQKWYAWIFAIATVLACGVLLPGVQSNSIGNAVETAFGSGEMVQTAIGTFSFAKILTGTGISILLAFIIFGGVKRIASFTQVIVPFMALAYIITAFVIILLNIHQVPHIFAMIIGDAFTPMAGLGAAIGWGVKRGVYSNEAGQGTGPHAAAAAHVQHPAQQGLVQSFSIYIDTLLVCSATAFMILITGAYNVQGVGEGAFLVQNLAAEITPNGPGFTQAAIESALPGIGKTFVAFALLFFAFTTILAYYYIAETNIAYIRRKFNSDILMFGLKLVILCATFYGTVKTAGLAWAMGDVGVGLMAWLNIVGILTIFLLNKPAMKVLKDYEEQQKQGVEEYTFNPVALGITGADYWEKRYARQSQKSKSTSDTGDYIDTENPVDVRS